One Rosa chinensis cultivar Old Blush chromosome 5, RchiOBHm-V2, whole genome shotgun sequence genomic region harbors:
- the LOC112164417 gene encoding tyrosine-sulfated glycopeptide receptor 1, translating into MVDLSSNRLHGAVSSSFFQQAWNLTSFNVSNNTFSGPIPSSICRPSSSSLRHLDFSFNNFKGSISSGLGKCSKLQVFRAGRNYLSGSLPEDMFNSTTLEEISLPLNSLNGAISDGITNLTNLTTLDLSYNQLSGVLPLHLGKLSKLKHILLDFNYLEGSLPLSLMNCTNLVELRMGTNNLGGDISMLNFSKLSQLSKLDLRKNNFFGILPRSIYSCKFLKAIRLNYNNLEVQIEPEILSLKSLSFLSLGMNKRLTNIKEAMRILMGCKRLAVLSLLSSFLGEEMPNSVEMADFYGFQNLLLLDLNSCNLSGIIPSWLSKLKKLQVLDLSHNRITGSIPSWLGTLPSLYYLNMRFNQLSGEFPKELCTLPMLVSGQTAAQVGRVYLELPIYYLPSADAAFLQYNYLFFAPYIYLGHNCLSGNIPIEIGQLQLLRLLDLSANNFSGNIPDQISNLKDMETLDLSMNHLSGKIPASFTGLNFLSRFNVSYNNLGGPIPSSTQLQSFNASAFEGNLKLCGAPLPNKCQTTTGADAPDTSTQDVDTKKHQIPWLYISVALGFITGFWGVCGPLVLMRKWRYAYYHFLDNVQDSFHVMIAKWMAIMRRKFV; encoded by the coding sequence ATGGTGGATCTTTCCAGCAATCGTTTACATGGTGCAGtttcatcttcttttttccaACAAGCTTGGAACTTGACTAGTTTCAATGTCAGTAACAACACCTTTTCAGGTCCTATACCATCCTCTATTTGtcgtccttcttcttcctcgttaCGACACCTTGATTTTTCCTTCAATAATTTCAAAGGTAGTATATCTTCTGGATTGGGGAAGTGTTCCAAACTGCAGGTCTTCCGTGCTGGTCGCAATTACCTGTCAGGATCGCTTCCAGAAGATATGTTTAATTCTACCACTCTTGAAGAGATTTCACTACCTCTGAATTCATTAAATGGAGCAATAAGTGATGGAATTACCAACCTCACCAACCTCACAACCCTTGACCTCTCCTATAACCAATTGAGTGGTGTGCTCCCACTCCATCTTGGGAAGCTCTCAAAGTTGAAACACATACTCCTTGATTTCAACTATCTGGAAGGTTCATTGCCCCTATCTCTGATGAATTGCACAAACCTCGTTGAACTACGTATGGGAACCAACAACTTGGGAGGTGATATCTCCATGCTCAATTTTTCCAAACTTAGCCAACTTAGTAAACTTGACTTGCGGAAAAATAACTTCTTTGGTATCTTGCCGAGAAGCATCTACTCGTGCAAGTTCTTGAAAGCAATTCGATTGAACTATAATAATCTAGAGGTTCAAATAGAGCCTGAAAttctttcattgaaatccctGTCCTTCCTCTCACTTGGTATGAACAAACGTTTGACAAATATCAAAGAGGCAATGAGGATACTGATGGGTTGCAAACGCCTTGCAGTCCTATCATTACTATCCAGCTTTTTAGGTGAGGAAATGCCGAATAGTGTTGAAATGGCGGATTTTTATGGATTTCAAAATCTTCTACTTTTAGATTTGAATTCATGTAACCTTAGTGGTATAATTCCTTCATGGCTATCGAAGCTGAAAAAGTTACAGGTCTTGGATCTGAGTCACAACAGAATCACTGGCTCAATTCCAAGTTGGCTGGGGACTCTTCCAAGCCTGTATTATTTAAATATGCGATTCAACCAACTTTCTGGAGAATTTCCAAAGGAATTGTGCACACTACCTATGTTAGTATCTGGACAAACTGCGGCTCAAGTAGGTCGTGTTTATCTTGAACTGCCCATCTACTACCTTCCTAGTGCTGATGCAGCATTTTTACAGTACAATTATTTGTTTTTTGCCCCATATATATACCTAGGTCACAATTGCCTTAGTGGGAATATACCTATTGAGATTGGCCAATTGCAGCTTCTCCGACTGCTGGATCTTAGTGCTAACAACTTCTCTGGCAACATTCCAGACCAGATATCTAACCTAAAGGACATGGAGACACTGGATCTATCCATGAACCATTTGTCTGGAAAAATCCCGGCATCATTCACAGGTCTTAATTTCTTATCAAGGTTCAATGTCTCGTACAATAATCTTGGAGGACCAATACCATCAAGCACTCAACTCCAGAGTTTCAATGCTTCTGCATTTGAGGGGAATCTGAAACTTTGCGGTGCCCCACTTCCAAATAAGTGTCAGACAACAACGGGTGCTGATGCACCTGATACGAGCACCCAAGATGTAGACACCAAGaagcatcaaattccatggttaTATATTTCTGTTGCACTTGGGTTCATCACAGGATTTTGGGGAGTTTGTGGTCCCTTGGTGCTTATGAGAAAGTGGAGGTATGCATATTACCATTTCCTAGACAATGTACAAGACAGCTTCCATGTGATGATAGCAAAGTGGATGGCAATCATGAGGAGAAAGTTTGTTTAG